ACCATCGGGCCTGAGCCCGAATCACCCTCTCGACGAGTCCTTGCCCCATCCACTCCTGCCGGACATCATTCCCGTTGCAACCAGCACAGCTGCAGCGCACGGTTTTGAACTGGCAGAGATTCAGATTCTCACGCACCTGCAGCCCATGACGGTGCAGGTGCAGATCCGTCGCAGTGATGGTTCTGATGTGTCTCTCGACGACTGTGCAGGCTTCAGTGGACCCATGGGTGAAGCTCTCGAGTCGCAGGCGCTGCTCACCGAGGCGTATGTTCTGGAGATCAGCAGTCCTGGAATCGGGGAACAGCTCCAGAGCGATCGGGACTTTCAGACGTTCCGCAGCTACCCGGTTGAAGTCCTCTATCGCGATGACGAAGGCAGGGAACAACGGCAACAGGGCTCCCTGCTCGAACGCAACGACGACCACGTGCAGGTGAATGTGCGCGGACGCATCAAACGCATTCCCAGACCCTCTGTGATTTCCGTTCAGCTCATCAGTCCGACCGGCTGAATCACCTCCCCCACTCATTTCCTTTTTCCCTTACTCACGCTCCGCACCCGATGGCTCTCGTTCTTCTTCCCGGCCTCACCAACCTGATCGAAGACATCAGTGAAGAGAAGAAACTTCCC
The sequence above is a segment of the Synechococcus sp. PROS-7-1 genome. Coding sequences within it:
- the rimP gene encoding ribosome maturation factor RimP — protein: MPHPLLPDIIPVATSTAAAHGFELAEIQILTHLQPMTVQVQIRRSDGSDVSLDDCAGFSGPMGEALESQALLTEAYVLEISSPGIGEQLQSDRDFQTFRSYPVEVLYRDDEGREQRQQGSLLERNDDHVQVNVRGRIKRIPRPSVISVQLISPTG